One segment of Bacteroidota bacterium DNA contains the following:
- a CDS encoding cytochrome c: MVKHKIVVALLSLSLGVVFLCASAAGTALTEREEAGKKLFRKCAVCHRTDDKPKKGPGLKGATQRMPGGDWRYRFVRNAQEVIASGDAYATRLYVEYKRENMTAFPKLTNDQIDQIFEYIDAVNR; encoded by the coding sequence ATGGTGAAACATAAAATCGTTGTCGCATTGCTGAGTCTGTCGCTGGGCGTTGTATTTCTATGCGCATCAGCAGCCGGTACCGCGCTTACCGAACGCGAAGAAGCCGGCAAAAAACTGTTCCGCAAATGCGCCGTGTGCCACCGCACCGACGATAAGCCAAAGAAAGGCCCAGGACTTAAAGGCGCCACACAGCGCATGCCCGGCGGCGACTGGCGCTACCGCTTTGTGCGTAATGCGCAGGAAGTAATTGCCAGCGGCGATGCCTATGCCACACGGCTGTATGTAGAATACAAGCGCGAAAACATGACAGCGTTTCCCAAACTCACCAACGATCAGATTGATCAGATTTTCGAATACATCGACGCGGTAAACCGTTAA
- a CDS encoding cytochrome c — protein MKKLFLLYLVVSAAGCFRQQHDERIANNDTLLPHPEKLLTPDSSRLVQAVNRQSATQLLYESKCMSCHRVSGSCRVMPGAIDRIPPGNWKYHWFRNPDSVVAAGEPYAVKIKADWHNQPHPAFPELSRAEIDDLLQYISKW, from the coding sequence ATGAAAAAACTGTTTCTCCTTTACCTCGTTGTGTCTGCTGCCGGTTGCTTCCGGCAGCAGCATGACGAGCGTATTGCAAACAACGATACGCTTTTACCGCATCCCGAAAAACTTCTTACTCCCGACAGTTCCCGCCTCGTTCAGGCAGTTAACCGCCAATCGGCTACGCAACTGCTTTACGAATCGAAATGTATGTCGTGCCATCGTGTCAGTGGCTCGTGCCGGGTAATGCCGGGCGCAATTGACCGTATTCCGCCCGGCAACTGGAAATACCATTGGTTCCGCAACCCTGATTCGGTGGTGGCAGCGGGCGAACCGTATGCAGTAAAAATCAAAGCCGACTGGCATAACCAGCCGCATCCGGCATTTCCCGAACTCAGCCGTGCAGAAATAGACGATCTTTTGCAGTATATTTCGAAATGGTGA
- a CDS encoding cytochrome c produces the protein MNTTQKTSGKNYHPWDLLLGFAAILLMLWAPSKCMPNQYEERIASGDTAQPKVTAPPPVAATKAPVNSKGKALFKANCSSCHYASEKNGTGPGLKGVLTRIPGGEWKYNWVRNSAALAASGDAYATAIKAKWNNAVMTAFPTLSNEDIDAILDYADAGE, from the coding sequence ATGAACACCACCCAAAAAACATCCGGAAAAAACTATCATCCCTGGGATCTTCTCCTCGGTTTTGCCGCCATTCTTCTTATGCTTTGGGCACCTTCCAAATGTATGCCCAATCAGTACGAAGAACGTATTGCCAGCGGCGATACAGCTCAGCCGAAAGTAACCGCACCGCCACCTGTTGCCGCCACAAAAGCGCCGGTAAACAGCAAAGGCAAAGCCTTGTTTAAGGCAAACTGCTCGTCGTGCCACTATGCATCGGAGAAAAATGGCACCGGACCCGGACTCAAAGGCGTGCTTACCCGTATTCCCGGCGGCGAGTGGAAATACAACTGGGTGCGCAACTCGGCCGCTCTTGCCGCTTCGGGCGATGCCTATGCAACTGCCATTAAAGCAAAATGGAACAATGCTGTGATGACTGCATTTCCCACGTTGAGTAATGAAGATATTGATGCTATCTTAGACTACGCCGATGCGGGCGAATAA